AAATATCTAGAATTTCTTCTTTGGTCCAATTGTGTTTTGTATCGCTCATAGATTCCATTTTTTTCACTCTATCACAGAAAACGTTTAATTAATTTAAACTATATCGCATACCAAATAAGATGTTTTTTGGTGGCATAGGTACAAAACCAGCTTCAATATAATCGGCATTAAATATATTATTCGCTGTAACAGTAAACTCTAATTGCTTTACATTAACAACTAAAGATGCATCCCAAACATTATAGCTATCACCAGTGGTACGTTGTGCATGTTTGTAAATAATATTATGACTTACATTTTTTAATAATTGCGTGCTTAAACGTGTTGTAAAATGATGCTTTAAGGTATTTAAAGAATAGCGCGATAATTCTTTATTCTGATTTAAAATGTCATCTTCTAAAAAATTATAACCCACAGCCAGTGTTTGATTAAACGTATTTAATTTAAAATTATAAGCGGCATCAACCTCAACGCCCTTAGTGTTTACATCTGTAATATTGGTTGCTGTATAAATAGCTTCTGTAGTGTTTGGACGAATAAAATCAATTAGATTTTGTGCGTCTCTATTATAAATTGCCACAGAACCAGAAAACCTTGGTGAAAAATATTTAATTCCAATTTCTTGTGCAAAAGCTTCTTCAACCTCTAAATCTGGATTTCCAGCTGTACTTGGATCATTGTAAAACAAATCGGTATACGTCGGTATTCTATAAGTATAACCAATGTTACCATAAGCCTTTACGGCATCACTTATTTTGTAGCCAACATCTAAACCAGGGAAGGCATAAAAATCGAAATCTGAAAAATAAGTAACAGCAACACCAGGCGTAATATCTAGTTTATCATCAAGAACTTTGAATTTGTGTTCCAAAAACAAGGTCGTCATAAATCGATCGCGATCTCCTAAATTATTACTAGTAATAAAATCTTCAGACATATCGATTCCAAAACCTGTAATACCAGCTTTTGATCTATAAGACCCGTTAACCTCAGCTCCTATTTTATTAGAAATATGTAAATTTCTATAAACCGTTGGATCATTACGTAAATACACATATTCATCTTGGTTTCGTTTCCAGTAAATACGTGGTTTAATTGTTAAGTTTTCAGTTTTAAACTGTGTAGAAAACGCAATTAAGCTGTTTTGAGTTTCTTCATATTGATCAGTTCCACTTTCTCTTGCATAAAAACCATTAGCACCAAACTTTCTCTCTTGAAAAGTAGCGATCATTTCAATAGCTTTTTTGTCTTTATTGAATACACTTTTTACAAAAAAGTTACTATTATCGTAATCGGTATTGTATCGATAACCAGCCGAAGACATTTTGTCGACATGCACAATATGCGATGAATTCTCTAAATCTGTAGCAATAGTAACACCAGCGTTTAACTGACCAAACGAACCTGTTTCCGCTTTAACAGAAACCGTATTGTTTAATTCTTTTTTAGTAACAATATTAATAGCACCGTTAAAAGCATTTTGCCCAAATATACGGGCAGCAGGACCTTTAATAATT
The window above is part of the Algibacter sp. L3A6 genome. Proteins encoded here:
- a CDS encoding TonB-dependent receptor plug domain-containing protein, coding for MKTTFALTAFIMCTFISHAQQEQQKQDLDTIVVASTRINLPFKENSRTINIISAEAIKNSAANNIADLLQQVAGIDVRRRGTGGSQADLYIRGGSFDQTLLLIDGVKMNDVQTGHHTMNAALPIEVIERIEIIKGPAARIFGQNAFNGAINIVTKKELNNTVSVKAETGSFGQLNAGVTIATDLENSSHIVHVDKMSSAGYRYNTDYDNSNFFVKSVFNKDKKAIEMIATFQERKFGANGFYARESGTDQYEETQNSLIAFSTQFKTENLTIKPRIYWKRNQDEYVYLRNDPTVYRNLHISNKIGAEVNGSYRSKAGITGFGIDMSEDFITSNNLGDRDRFMTTLFLEHKFKVLDDKLDITPGVAVTYFSDFDFYAFPGLDVGYKISDAVKAYGNIGYTYRIPTYTDLFYNDPSTAGNPDLEVEEAFAQEIGIKYFSPRFSGSVAIYNRDAQNLIDFIRPNTTEAIYTATNITDVNTKGVEVDAAYNFKLNTFNQTLAVGYNFLEDDILNQNKELSRYSLNTLKHHFTTRLSTQLLKNVSHNIIYKHAQRTTGDSYNVWDASLVVNVKQLEFTVTANNIFNADYIEAGFVPMPPKNILFGMRYSLN